One stretch of Prunus persica cultivar Lovell chromosome G1, Prunus_persica_NCBIv2, whole genome shotgun sequence DNA includes these proteins:
- the LOC18793041 gene encoding cyclin-dependent kinase G-2 isoform X1 yields MATGRHGGYRDNEFRDRESNFDLPRRDFATAKEDYERMRNGNRDGERGQGRDLRDRIRVRQKDIKERNGGYRSSSSSSGGGAGSRGPKQSGFSVRALDREPGELSSESGSDDAIESVSQVRETVVSKVVENGTESPKERKRKYSPIVWDRDDNKGMSNSSKTRITTAPTALPPPPPPSRVFHQSPNVISDSSVQISSAKIVEVENLQSSSPVKPPVEHGSVSNGVLESPVGLSSQSQQWGDDHEAEQLEDEEYAPTRNISSSRWAAGNNSPGDEGEILGNEQMPKRRKKIPLVGSVEDGVRNNSLTPESGELKRDGSERVRARSSESEEQDAHTRSSSRNDYPDNDSERDDYMDTDKEYGNNDSSVSQSDTDSDDNNNSRETSEPAAPPQRSVNMLQGCRSVDEFERLNKIDEGTYGVVYRAMDKKTGEIVALKKVKMEKEREGFPLTSLREINILLSFHHPSIVDVKEVVVGSNLDSIFMVMEYMEHDLKALMETKKEPFSQSEVKCLMLQLLEGVKYLHDNWVLHRDLKTSNLLLNNCGELKICDFGLSRQYGSPLKPYTHLVVTLWYRAPELLLGAKEYSTAIDMWSLGCIMAELLSKEPLFNGKTEFDQLDKIFRILGTPNETIWPGYSKLPGVKVNFVKHPYNLLRKKFPATSFTGSPVLSDAGFNLLNKLLTYDPEERITAADALNHEWFREVPLPKSKEFMPTFPAHHAQDRRTRRILKSPDPLEEQRRKELQQGEIGTGGVFG; encoded by the exons atggccACTGGAAGACATGGGGGTTATCGCGATAATGAGTTCAGGGACCGGGAGTCCAATTTTGATTTGCCAAGGAGGGATTTCGCTACAGCTAAGGAGGACTACGAACGGATGAGGAACGGAAATCGTGATGGTGAAAGGGGTCAAGGTAGGGATTTGAGAGATAGAATTAGGGTTAGGCagaaggatataaaggagagGAATGGTGGGTATCGCTCCTCTTCGAGCAGCAGCGGTGGTGGGGCTGGTAGTCGTGGGCCTAAGCAAAGTGGGTTTTCTGTTAGGGCCTTGGACAGGGAACCTGGTGAATTGTCGAGTGAGAGTGGGTCTGATGATGCTATTGAATCTGTATCGCAGGTCAGAGAAACTGTGGTTTCAAAGGTCGTAGAGAATGGAACTGAGTCTCCgaaagagaggaaaaggaagtaTTCGCCCATTGTCTGGGATAGAGATGACAACAAAGGAATGAGTAATTCGTCAAAAACTAGGATTACCACTGCGCCGACAGCTCTTCCTCCTCCACCGCCGCCGTCTAGGGTATTTCATCAGTCTCCTAATGTTATTTCAGATAGCAGTGTACAAATATCTTCAGCTAAAATTGTTGAGGTCGAGAATTTACAGTCTTCTTCTCCAGTTAAGCCACCTGTGGAACATGGGTCTGTTAGCAATGGTGTATTGGAGTCTCCAGTGGGGCTATCTTCACAAAGTCAGCAATGGGGTGATGATCATGAAGCAGAGCAGCTAGAAGATGAAGAATATGCCCCGACCCGGAATATATCATCTTCAAGATGGGCAGCGGGAAATAATTCTCCTGGTGATGAAGGAGAAATTTTAGGGAACGAGCAAATGCCtaaaaggaggaagaaaattCCGCTTGTAGGGTCAGTAGAAGATGGAGTACGCAACAATTCGTTGACACCTGAGTCTGGGGAGCTTAAGAGAGATGGGTCTGAACGAGTCAGAGCGAGGTCATCCGAATCTGAAGAACAGGATGCCCATACTAGGTCGTCCAGTAGGAATGATTACCCTGATAATGACTCAGAGAGGGATGACTACATGGATACTGACAAGGAATATGGTAATAATGACTCTAGTGTTAGTCAGTCAGATACAGATTCTGATGATAACAATAACTCTCGTGAGACCTCAGAACCTGCAGCTCCTCCACAAAGAAGTGTAAACATGCTTCAGGGTTGTAGAAGTGTTGACGAGTTTGAGAGACTAAACAAGATAGATGAAGGCACTTATGGTGTTGTATATAGAGCCATGGATAAGAAAACTGGAGAAATTGTGGCCTTGAAGAAGGTAAAGATGGAGAAGGAAAGAGAAGGTTTTCCATTGACTTCTCTTAGGGAAATAAacattcttctttcttttcatcaCCCATCAATTGTCGATGTGAAGGAAGTGGTGGTGGGGAGTAACCTTGATAGTATTTTTATGGTGATGGAGTACATGGAACATGATCTTAAAGCACTAATGGAGACGAAGAAGGAGCCATTCAGTCAGAGTGAAGTTAAATGCCTTATGCTCCAGTTATTGGAAGGTGTCAAATATCTTCATGATAATTGGGTGCTTCATCGAGATTTGAAGACATCGAACCTGCTTTTGAATAATTGTGGTGAGTTGAAAATATGTGACTTTGGATTGTCTCGTCAGTATGGGAGTCCTTTGAAACCGTATACTCATTTGGTGGTTACTCTTTGGTACAG GGCACCTGAACTCCTGTTGGGAGCAAAAGAATATTCAACGGCAATCGATATGTGGTCACTTGGTTGTATAATGGCTGAACTATTATCGAAGGAGCCACTTTTCAATGGGAAAACGGAATTTGATCAACTTGACAAG ATTTTTAGAATCCTTGGCACACCAAATGAGACTATCTGGCCTGGATATTCCAAGCTTCCTGGAGTCAAGGTCAACTTTGTTAAGCACCC GTATAACCTTTTGCGCAAGAAGTTCCCAGCTACATCATTTACTGGATCTCCAGTTCTTTCTGATGCTGGATTCAATTTGTTGAACAAGCTTTTAACTTATGACCCTGAGGAG AGAATTACAGCTGCAGATGCTCTGAATCACGAGTGGTTTCGTGAAGTTCCTCTTCCCAAATCGAAGGAGTTCATGCCAACATTTCCTGCTCATCATGCTCAAGACAG GCGCACACGGAGAATATTGAAGAGTCCTGATCCCTTGGAAGAGCAACGTAGAAAGGAATTGCAGCAAGGGGAAATAGGAACTGGTGGTGTGTTTGGCTAG
- the LOC18793041 gene encoding cyclin-dependent kinase G-2 isoform X2, with the protein MATGRHGGYRDNEFRDRESNFDLPRRDFATAKEDYERMRNGNRDGERGQGRDLRDRIRVRQKDIKERNGGYRSSSSSSGGGAGSRGPKQSGFSVRALDREPGELSSESGSDDAIESVSQVRETVVSKVVENGTESPKERKRKYSPIVWDRDDNKGMSNSSKTRITTAPTALPPPPPPSRVFHQSPNVISDSSVQISSAKIVEVENLQSSSPVKPPVEHGSVSNGVLESPVGLSSQSQQWGDDHEAEQLEDEEYAPTRNISSSRWAAGNNSPGDEGEILGNEQMPKRRKKIPLVGSVEDGVRNNSLTPESGELKRDGSERVRARSSESEEQDAHTRSSSRNDYPDNDSERDDYMDTDKEYGNNDSSVSQSDTDSDDNNNSRETSEPAAPPQRSVNMLQGCRSVDEFERLNKIDEGTYGVVYRAMDKKTGEIVALKKVKMEKEREGFPLTSLREINILLSFHHPSIVDVKEVVVGSNLDSIFMVMEYMEHDLKALMETKKEPFSQSEVKCLMLQLLEGVKYLHDNWVLHRDLKTSNLLLNNCGELKICDFGLSRQYGSPLKPYTHLVVTLWYRAPELLLGAKEYSTAIDMWSLGCIMAELLSKEPLFNGKTEFDQLDKIFRILGTPNETIWPGYSKLPGVKVNFVKHPLPALGDSGITFCARSSQLHHLLDLQFFLMLDSIC; encoded by the exons atggccACTGGAAGACATGGGGGTTATCGCGATAATGAGTTCAGGGACCGGGAGTCCAATTTTGATTTGCCAAGGAGGGATTTCGCTACAGCTAAGGAGGACTACGAACGGATGAGGAACGGAAATCGTGATGGTGAAAGGGGTCAAGGTAGGGATTTGAGAGATAGAATTAGGGTTAGGCagaaggatataaaggagagGAATGGTGGGTATCGCTCCTCTTCGAGCAGCAGCGGTGGTGGGGCTGGTAGTCGTGGGCCTAAGCAAAGTGGGTTTTCTGTTAGGGCCTTGGACAGGGAACCTGGTGAATTGTCGAGTGAGAGTGGGTCTGATGATGCTATTGAATCTGTATCGCAGGTCAGAGAAACTGTGGTTTCAAAGGTCGTAGAGAATGGAACTGAGTCTCCgaaagagaggaaaaggaagtaTTCGCCCATTGTCTGGGATAGAGATGACAACAAAGGAATGAGTAATTCGTCAAAAACTAGGATTACCACTGCGCCGACAGCTCTTCCTCCTCCACCGCCGCCGTCTAGGGTATTTCATCAGTCTCCTAATGTTATTTCAGATAGCAGTGTACAAATATCTTCAGCTAAAATTGTTGAGGTCGAGAATTTACAGTCTTCTTCTCCAGTTAAGCCACCTGTGGAACATGGGTCTGTTAGCAATGGTGTATTGGAGTCTCCAGTGGGGCTATCTTCACAAAGTCAGCAATGGGGTGATGATCATGAAGCAGAGCAGCTAGAAGATGAAGAATATGCCCCGACCCGGAATATATCATCTTCAAGATGGGCAGCGGGAAATAATTCTCCTGGTGATGAAGGAGAAATTTTAGGGAACGAGCAAATGCCtaaaaggaggaagaaaattCCGCTTGTAGGGTCAGTAGAAGATGGAGTACGCAACAATTCGTTGACACCTGAGTCTGGGGAGCTTAAGAGAGATGGGTCTGAACGAGTCAGAGCGAGGTCATCCGAATCTGAAGAACAGGATGCCCATACTAGGTCGTCCAGTAGGAATGATTACCCTGATAATGACTCAGAGAGGGATGACTACATGGATACTGACAAGGAATATGGTAATAATGACTCTAGTGTTAGTCAGTCAGATACAGATTCTGATGATAACAATAACTCTCGTGAGACCTCAGAACCTGCAGCTCCTCCACAAAGAAGTGTAAACATGCTTCAGGGTTGTAGAAGTGTTGACGAGTTTGAGAGACTAAACAAGATAGATGAAGGCACTTATGGTGTTGTATATAGAGCCATGGATAAGAAAACTGGAGAAATTGTGGCCTTGAAGAAGGTAAAGATGGAGAAGGAAAGAGAAGGTTTTCCATTGACTTCTCTTAGGGAAATAAacattcttctttcttttcatcaCCCATCAATTGTCGATGTGAAGGAAGTGGTGGTGGGGAGTAACCTTGATAGTATTTTTATGGTGATGGAGTACATGGAACATGATCTTAAAGCACTAATGGAGACGAAGAAGGAGCCATTCAGTCAGAGTGAAGTTAAATGCCTTATGCTCCAGTTATTGGAAGGTGTCAAATATCTTCATGATAATTGGGTGCTTCATCGAGATTTGAAGACATCGAACCTGCTTTTGAATAATTGTGGTGAGTTGAAAATATGTGACTTTGGATTGTCTCGTCAGTATGGGAGTCCTTTGAAACCGTATACTCATTTGGTGGTTACTCTTTGGTACAG GGCACCTGAACTCCTGTTGGGAGCAAAAGAATATTCAACGGCAATCGATATGTGGTCACTTGGTTGTATAATGGCTGAACTATTATCGAAGGAGCCACTTTTCAATGGGAAAACGGAATTTGATCAACTTGACAAG ATTTTTAGAATCCTTGGCACACCAAATGAGACTATCTGGCCTGGATATTCCAAGCTTCCTGGAGTCAAGGTCAACTTTGTTAAGCACCC GCTTCCAGCTTTGGGTGATTCTG GTATAACCTTTTGCGCAAGAAGTTCCCAGCTACATCATTTACTGGATCTCCAGTTCTTTCTGATGCTGGATTCAATTTGTTGA
- the LOC18791632 gene encoding uncharacterized protein At3g61260 — translation MRSIEDKGCYNNHGPTQEISGSSAINFEFHKANGASRTPHHRTALGKPTPSKWDDAQKWLVGLSRGPDKNQSKTKPRNSNADDLRLIAPVPQKEQDYSSGEDDGVEDQQEEEEEENGCDGSARPNQYDVETKKVDCDDSVWRSNKPMENSTAAMRSLCLRDMGTEMTPIASQEPSRTATPIRATTPAARSPISSGSSTPVRPCQHGMQASQGYQKSTDGRSSHEAKSCGRGSGAAKRYVEESNACKSMPDNQNSDQARKPSPLETRAMAWDEAERAKYMARYKREEVRIQAWENHEKRKAEMEMRKMEVKAERMKARGQEKLTNKLAATRRIAEEKRANAEAKLNEKALRTSEKADYIRRTGHLPSTFSFKLPSLCW, via the exons ATGAGATCCATAGAGGATAAGGGGTGCTATAACAACCATGGACCAACTCAGGAGATTTCTGGCAGCAGTGctataaattttgagtttcaCAAAGCAAATGGGGCTAGCCGTACCCCTCATCATCGAACAGCCTTAGGCAAACCAACGCCATCAAAATGGGATGATGCACAAAAATGGCTAGTGGGGCTGTCAAGAGGACCAGACAAAAACCAATCCAAAACCAAGCCCAGAAACTCAAATGCAGATGACTTGAGACTCATAGCTCCTGTGCCACAGAAGGAGCAGGACTATTCAAGTGGAGAGGATGATGGGGTAGAAgatcaacaagaagaagaagaagaggaaaatggATGTGATGGCTCTGCAAGGCCAAATCAATATGATGTGGAGACAAAGAAAGTGGACTGTGATGACTCAGTTTGGAGAAGCAACAAACCAATGGAAAACTCAACAGCAGCTATGAGATCTTTATGTTTGAGGGACATGGGAACAGAAATGACCCCCATTGCAAGCCAAGAGCCTTCGAGAACTGCCACCCCTATTAGAGCCACAACTCCTGCGGCACGGAGCCCTATATCTTCAGGATCCTCCACCCCAGTAAGGCCATGCCAACATGGGATGCAAGCTAGTCAGGGCTATCAAAAATCCACTGATGGCAGAAGTAGTCATGAGGCCAAGTCTTGTGGGAGAGGGAGTGGTGCAGCCAAAAGGTATGTAGAAGAATCAAATGCTTGCAAGAGTATGCCTGACAACCAGAACTCAGATCAAGCTAGAAAACCAAGTCCCCTAGAAACTCGAGCAATGGCTTGGGATGAGGCAGAACGTGCTAAATATATGGCAAG GTATAAACGCGAAGAGGTCAGAATACAAGCCTGGGAAAATCATGAGAAGAGGAAAGCTGAGATGGAaatgagaaaaatggag GTGAAAGCTGAGAGAATGAAAGCTCGCGGTCAAGAAAAGTTAACGAATAAACTTGCCGCGACTAGAAGAATAGCTGAAGAAAAGAGGGCTAATGCAGAGGCCAAACTCAATGAAAAAGCTTTAAGAACTTCAGAAAAGGCAGATTACATAAGGAGGACTGGCCATTTGCCCTCTACATTCTCATTCAAGTTGCCTTCTCTTTGCTGGTAG